A window of Argopecten irradians isolate NY chromosome 1, Ai_NY, whole genome shotgun sequence contains these coding sequences:
- the LOC138330358 gene encoding prostaglandin E synthase 2-like: protein MAATIRCWRLSKTIKCLVGQTRLLKESTNRNNKTLFRLGSSSRFYSSASSDPRVSRSKWTGRIIGIGVLTATAFGVGYGLRNTTVQAEEDDVIPDNVKPSREVRIPTDNSGMKLVLYQYQTCPFCCKLRALLDYYGLSYDVVEVNSVFRSEIKWSKYKKVPILVFKADNKQEQIQLNDSSVVMSILYTYLLDPSKPVSLIKSFYPEEEVFDEVKKKNVKDFSNKYSIMYQEDASDGRTGEQQLEERKWRAWTDKTLVHMLSPNVYRTPTEALQAFRYFSDVGEWENVFSYPMRMFVIYTGATAMYFLGKLLKKRYNLHQDVRISLYNECDVWVKAVGKNRKFMGGTKPNLADLSVYGVLSSIEGCDAFKETLERTKIKTWYYRMKTAVSQHEGHGTIKLVTPGKS from the exons ATGGCGGCCACCATCAGGTGCTGGAGACTGAGCAAAACTATAAAGTGCCTTGTTGGTCAAACCAGATTGTTAAAAGAATCGACGAACAGAAATAACAAAACACTTTTCCGTTTAGGGTCGTCTTCCAGATTCTACAGTTCGGCATCATCGGATCCTAGAGTTTCAAGGTCAAAATGGACGGGTAGAATTATTGGAATCGGCGTGTTGACAGCAACAGCATTCGGTGTCGGTTATGGATTACGCAACACGACTGTGCAAGCTGAAGAAGAtgatgtgatacctgataacgtaaAACCGTCAAGAGAG GTACGAATACCGACTGATAACAGTGGTATGAAGCTAGTTTTGTACCAATATCAGACATGTCCATTTTGCTGTAAACTTCGTGCTCTGCTGGACTACTATGGCTTATCCTACGATGTGGTGGAGGTCAACTCGGTCTTTAGATCAGAGATTAAATGGTCCAAGTATAAGAAAGTTCCTATACTTGTGTTCAAGGCGGACAACAAACAGGAGCAAATT CAACTGAATGATTCATCTGTGGTGATGAGCATCTTGTATACATATCTTCTGGATCCATCCAAACCCGTCTCTCTCATCAAGTCCTTCTATCCAGAAGAGGAAGTCTTTGATgaagtaaaaaagaaaaatgtcaaagaTTTTTCTAACAAGTATTCAATCATGTACCAAGAGGATGCTTCTGATGGCAGGACAGGAGAACAACAGTT GGAGGAAAGAAAGTGGCGAGCCTGGACAGACAAAACATTGGTTCATATGCTATCTCCAAATGTGTACAGAACACCAACGGAGGCTCTTCAAGCTTTCAGATACTTCTCTGATGTTGGAGAGTGGGAAAACGTGTTCAGCTACCCAATGAGGATGTTTGTCATCTATACTGGAGCAACTGCCATGTACTTCTTAGGAAAACTTCTGAAAAAAAG GTATAACTTGCACCAAGACGTGCGTATCTCCCTGTACAACGAGTGTGATGTTTGGGTAAAGGCTGTAGGCAAAAACAGAAAGTTTATGGGTGGAACCAAACCAAACCTGGCTGATCTG TCTGTTTATGGTGTACTCAGCTCAATAGAAGGATGTGATGCTTTTAAAGAAACTCTGGAAAGGACTAAAATCAAAACTTGGTATTACCGTATGAAGACTGCTGTCAGTCAGCACGAGGGACACGGTACTATTAAACTGGTGACACCAGGCAAATCATGA
- the LOC138330368 gene encoding protein TFG-like — protein sequence MDLSGKLIIKVQLGEDIRRIPIHNEDITYDELLLMMQRVYRGRLSSTDDITIKYRDEDKDLITIFDDSDLTFAIQCSRILKITLFVNGRPRPLETDEVKLIKKELQHVRDTVNHLLDRLEPQGEITSSGETSVKDEPMVTESGRSPATVATSGSMPANAQQGKEFDPLSTQRSTDESQQSKVISSFGLPGQDRSGTPDSLSSIGSSSSNQLKAQQQQAQQILQQQAQQQQQAQQQQQPPAPAPVTSDANASSSAFVAPQPPQPSNQPQMSPSPQHQMYHGGPTPPQQQHPGQPSFQPPQPGYSAGASSSSTPGQQPGSNTYQQAASGYAAGGPGQQQPRPPQPQQMPAQGIPGQPGYTQQSGSYPYQYGNQSAMPQPGVGPGPSQAAPWNQPPGGYQSYTGQPQPSGAPTSSPSGTPGSASPSNPYARGTGQGYGAGYPKPSQGYSQGYK from the exons ATGGACTTGAGTGGGAAGTTGATAATAAAAGTGCAGTTGGGTGAGGATATACGAAGGATTCCCATTCACAATGAGGACATCACCTATGATGAGTTGTTACTTATGATGCAGAGAGTGTACAGGGGTAGACTGTCAAGTACCGACGACATCACTATCAAATACAGGGATGAGG ACAAGGACCTTATAACAATTTTTGATGATTCAGACCTAACATTTGCTATTCAATGCAGTCGAATATTAAAAATTACACTATTTG TGAATGGTCGACCTCGTCCTCTGGAAACAGATGAAGTGAAATTAATCAAAAAGGAACTGCAGCATGTGCGTGACACAGTCAACCACCTACTGGACCGACTAGAAccccaaggggagataactagttCAGGCGAAACATCAGTCAAAG ATGAGCCTATGGTGACAGAAAGCGGAAGAAGTCCAGCTACAGTGGCCACTTCAGGGTCAATGCCAGCTAATGCCCAGCAGGGAAAAGAATTTGACCCACTCTCCACACAAAGATCAACAGATGAATCACAACAAAGCAAAGTCATTTCTTCATTTGGTTTACCTG GCCAGGATAGGTCAGGGACACCAGATAGTTTGTCTAGTATTGGATCATCTTCTAGTAATCAGTTAAAGGCTCAACAACAGCAAGCACAGCAAATTCTACAACAACAGGCACAGCAGCAACAACAggcacaacaacaacaacaaccccCAGCTCCTGCCCCAGTCACTAGTGATGCCAATGCTTCTAGTTCAGCTTTTGTAGCTCCACAGCCACCTCAGCCTTCAAACCAACCACAAATGAGCCCATCACCACAGCACCAGATGTACCACGGTGGCCCTACCCCTCCACAACAACAGCATCCTGGACAACCAAGTTTCCAACCACCCCAGCCTGGTTACTCTGCTGGAGCCTCTTCTAGCTCTACACCAGGTCAGCAGCCTGGGAGCAACACCTACCAACAGGCTGCATCAG GATATGCCGCTGGAGGACCTGGACAGCAACAGCCACGCCCACCACAGCCTCAACAGATGCCAGCCCAAGGCATTCCTGGTCAGCCAGGCTATACTCAGCAGTCTGGATCCTACCCTTACCAGTATGGGAATCAGTCGGCTATGCCTCAGCCAGGAGTTGGCCCTGGGCCGTCACAGGCAGCTCCATGGAATCAACCTCCT GGTGGATACCAGAGTTACACTGGACAGCCACAGCCCTCAGGAGCCCCTACAAGTTCTCCCTCTGGAACCCCAGGGTCAGCTAGTCCTTCAAATCCTTATGCTCGTGGAACTGGACAAGGATATGGCGCTGGCTACCCTAAACCTTCCCAGGGCTATTCACAAGGCTACAAGTGA
- the LOC138330376 gene encoding monocarboxylate transporter 3-like, with amino-acid sequence MASPERALIENVNEEQEQPDQNLISKKDSKYSWLVCASGFVIQVFILGIHHAFGSFFVEFVKEFKVSKSEAAWVGSSAYGLSMTFGPIVGIMLKRWGNRYVMMAGALVCAVSILASSFVVRLSQLFGTFSILFGIGTCMSTQPTMTIGNDYFEKYLSIAIGLMTAGSSVGTLVMAPLSQCLIDNVGWRNTFRIFTGTCLFCVVCASFIKPLDGDSEKRATPSESVDMSTFRRMLKELRLWKNRVFIVWTLSITSVMFGFYIPYVHLVSYAEDIGIPPERGSIFVMLLGASTAIGRIGFGKIIQLGVLNRIHMHQVSMVITGTGVMLLPMIKSFAGIVVYVIIVGLVDGCYVVLLPVLTTALMGPENTVIAWCFLVGTSSITFTLGPPVAGALYDLLGSYDVAFHCAGIPVICGAVILFFIPWAQRTNTVYDIPPYHIEERALNEYDFTDDLLYGPRDTLPVSSSCTLNSGAIARGSSISLRMMTPTRAMGTSMRCRGKSYRDQSTATSPGSASLIPSDVQTALDQLDKTRQMLERILNKDGEGTSKRSVSELVQTQTKHGHTPTNAVSIMSVPVGLHMSCCRCRHIHQHDEDTHGEFIRDCRDLMSPPSTTQLSMGSSLQSRNLSDYQDNTDIVGAIGGYHVTGCLSPERKINMMCPSRDRSSCSVQHSHCLHEHSATRINCSDRCEGEEFDRVVRSQVENLRGTLLSPSKAPLYVEGKEEDSRKESTSDFQLVEQSDLEMVSVPMFAQDVPSHKRESAHKLCSPKLEVIAEVPVSNAPTENAVVNAEYSSDAVETWLRNSPNCTQVSIPIDDEMSDNDSSPNTEVTVHDTASNSSSPKGELDVFTHLFDDDVADSTK; translated from the exons ATGGCATCTCCCGAGAGGGCATTGATAGAAAATGTCAATGAAGAACAAGAACAACCAGATCaaaatttgatatcaaaaaAGGATTCAAAATATAGTTGGCTTGTCTGTGCGTCTGGATTTGTCATACAGGTTTTCATTCTTGGAATCCACCATGCGTTTGGATCATTCTTTGTAGAATTCGTAAAAGAATTCAAGGTTTCAAAATCAGAAGCAG CCTGGGTTGGTTCCTCGGCGTATGGCCTGTCCATGACGTTCGGACCGATAGTCGGAATCATGTTAAAGAGATGGGGCAACAGATACGTGATGATGGCCGGTGCCTTGGTTTGTGCGGTATCTATTCTTGCATCGTCATTCGTGGTTCGCCTTTCACAGCTGTTTGGTACTTTCTCAATCCTTTTTGGAATCGGCACTTGTATGAGCACTCAGCCGACTATGACAATTGGTAATGACTATTTTGAAAAGTACTTATCCATTGCGATTGGACTGATGACCGCCGGCAGTAGCGTGGGGACTCTAGTGATGGCACCACTATCTCAGTGTCTGATAGACAATGTCGGATGGAGGAACACTTTTCGAATCTTCACAGGGACATgcttgttttgtgttgtttgtgCTTCCTTCATCAAGCCATTGGACGGGGATTCTGAAAAGCGGGCGACGCCGTCGGAGAGTGTTGATATGTCAACGTTTCGACGGATGCTGAAAGAATTGCGGTTATGGAAGAACCGAGTGTTTATTGTCTGGACGCTTTCAATTACATCGGTCATGTTTGGATTTTACATCCCATACGTTCATTTG GTGTCGTATGCTGAAGACATTGGCATTCCGCCCGAGCGAGGTTCTATCTTTGTCATGTTATTGGGTGCATCAACTGCCATTGGAAGAATAGGTTTCGGCAAAATTATACAGCTAGGCGTCCTCAACCGAATTCACATGCACCAGGTTTCCATGGTGATCACCGGTACTGGGGTAATGCTGCTTCCGATGATTAAATCTTTCGCGGGAATAGTAGTATACGTCATCATCGTCGGTCTAGTAGACGGATGCTATGTTGTTCTCCTTCCGGTATTGACGACTGCGCTGATGGGACCAGAGAACACAGTCATTGCTTGGTGTTTTCTCGTAGGGACAAGTTCGATTACCTTTACTCTCGGACCACCTGTAGCAG GAGCTTTATATGACCTACTGGGATCATACGATGTTGCCTTTCACTGTGCTGGAATTCCTGTAATATGTGGCGCTGTGATACTATTTTTTATCCCGTGGGCACAACGCACCAATACTGTGTATGACATCCCGCCATACCACATCGAAGAGCGTGCCCTGAACGAGTATGACTTCACTGACGACCTTCTGTATGGACCACGTGACACATTGCCAGTATCCTCGTCATGTACACTCAACTCTGGGGCGATTGCGAGGGGATCCAGCATCTCCCTTCGCATGATGACTCCGACCAGGGCAATGGGGACTAGCATGCGTTGTAGAGGCAAGTCGTACAGGGACCAGAGCACAGCCACATCTCCCGGATCAGCTAGTCTTATCCCTTCGGATGTACAAACAGCACTCGATCAGCTTGACAAAACGAGACAGATGCTTGAACGAATACTAAATAAAGACGGCGAAGGTACAAGCAAGCGTTCTGTGAGCGAACTCGTCCAG ACACAGACCAAACACGGGCACACGCCGACTAACGCCGTTAGTATAATGTCAGTACCTGTTGGCCTGCACATGTCCTGCTGTAGGTGTCGACATATTCACCAACATGACGAGGATACACATGGCGAGTTTATCCGGGATTGTCGAGACTTAATGTCTCCACCTTCCACAACTCAGCTGTCGATGGGGTCCTCACTTCAGTCGCGCAACCTTTCTGACTACCAGGATAATACAGATATCGTAGGAGCGATTGGTGGGTACCACGTCACGGGTTGTCTGTCTCCAGAAAGGAAAATCAACATGATGTGCCCTAGTCGGGATCGATCGTCATGTTCCGTCCAACATAGCCATTGTCTACACGAACACTCAGCCACTCGCATAAATTGCTCGGACAGGTGTGAAGGAGAAGAATTTGATAGAGTTGTACGCAGCCAAGTGGAAAATCTACGCGGAACTTTGTTGAGTCCCTCCAAAGCCCCACTGTATGTAGAAGGCAAGGAGGAGGATTCCCGAAAGGAATCGACAAGTGATTTCCAGCTTGTTGAGCAGAGCGACCTAGAAATGGTGTCTGTGCCGATGTTCGCACAGGATGTCCCCTCTCACAAGAGGGAAAGTGCACATAAACTTTGCTCGCCAAAGCTTGAAGTCATTGCAGAGGTTCCTGTAAGCAATGCACCAACAGAAAACGCTGTGGTTAACGCTGAATATTCATCTGATGCTGTTGAGACGTGGCTTAGAAATTCACCAAACTGTACACAAGTAAGCATTCCTATCGACGATGAGATGTCGGATAATGACAGTTCCCCAAATACGGAGGTGACCGTACACGACACCGCGTCCAACAGTTCAAGTCCTAAAGGCGAACTCGATGTGTTTACACATCTGTTTGACGATGACGTGGCTGACAGCACGAAATAG